From Paenibacillus sp. FSL H8-0537:
CGGCAGCAAAGCCAGTCATCAATTCAGCAATAACCGTGAAGGCGATTGCTACGAAGGCCGATTATTTCGACAGTGACGTCGAAAGCGTTAGTTATACGCAAGCAGAGGCAGCAGACCTCACTAACCTTGTATTGAGCGACAGTCCAAGCGGTTTTGGGTTTGCCAGTGGTACGTATGATTATATCGGATTGACAGTTCCATATAACGTTTCCACTCTAACAGTGACGCCAAGTGGATCTGGAACCATTAAAGTGGATGGTTCGACAGTAACAAGCGGAATCGCTTCTCCCCCAATTAGTCTGAATGCTGGCTCAGAACAGACTGTCACAATTGTTGTAGAAGAAGCAGGGAAGCTTTCTAAAACCTATACGGTGAAGGTGACGCGCTTAAATATTCATACGCCTGGCGTACCTACTGGTGTCGCAGCTGCTCATGGCAATGCACAGGCAGTCGTTAGTTTTACTGCCCCTGTCGACAATGGGGGTAGCCCCGTGAAAGGGTATGAAGTGACAGCGATGCCAGGAAATGTTACAGTTTCTGGTATTAGCAGCCCAATAACGGTGACGGGACTTACGAACGGGACCAGTTATACGTTTACCGTAAAAGCACTCAATATTGCGGGCAGCAGTGCTGCATCTACTCAGTCTAACGCGATAACTCCGACTGCTCCTTCGAGCGGTGGAAGCAGTGGTGGAAGCACAAGCAATCCGAATACGCCAACGAATAAAAGCATTAATGTCTTAATAAACGGAATCGTGTATAACATAGGCTCGACTTCAACTGCAATGGTCAACAATCAAAGCGTAACGACGTTGAGTGTGAATCAGGAAGCCCTAAAAGGCAGGCTTGCAAATGAAGCAAGTGGAGTTGTTGTTACGTTTCCTGTGGATATCCAATCAGGTGCGTTGATCGTGAAGCTAAATGGAGATAATGTGAAGGCGCTGGAGCAAAAGCAAGCCCTTGTCAAAATTCAAACAGGTAGCGCCACTTACACTCTGCCTATAGAGCAAATTACGGGTTCTCAAGTTATAAGAGAGCTGCTTCAGCAGACAGGGCTGGAACAATTGGAGTTTCAAATTGAGCTGGCAGCATTAACTCCAAGCAGGCTGCAGGAAGTGAAATCAGCCGCTGCAAAGGGTGGCTTTGAGCTTATTGGAGAGCCGTTTGATTTTACAGTCAGGGTCGTAAATGGGGCGACACGGCAGGAGATTGCGAAATTTAATACTTATGTAGAGCGCGAAATAGCGATTCCAAGCACCGTTGATCCACAGCGAATTACAACGGCGATTGTGATTGAGGCAGATGGTAGCATTCGCCATGTTCCAACTAAGGTCGTACAGGCGAACGGCAGTTATTGGGCGAAAATATATAGCCTGACTAACAGCACATATGCTTTGGTCTGGAATCCAGTAGAGTTCCAAGATGCTGCTGGCCATTGGGCGCAGCAGGCAATCAATGATATGGGCTCTCGGATGGTCATCAGCGGGGTTGGTGGTGACCGCTTTAATCCAAATGCCTCGATTACCCGTGCTGAATTTGCGGCTATTATCGTAAGGGGTCTGGGATTGAAGCTGGAGACCGGAGCATCCGGATTCTCTGATGTGCAGACCAGCGCTTGGTATAATCAGGCGATTCAAACGGCTGTTGCCTACAAGCTGATCAATGGTTTTGAAGACGGAACCTTCCGGCCCAATGAGCCCATAACCCGCGAACAAGCGACGGTCATTATCGCAAAAGCAATGGCCATCACTGGACTGAAAGCGGGATTGTCAGCGGCAAATGCTGACGATATTTTACTGCCTTATGCTGATGCGAATGAAGCGGCAGCATGGGCAAGAAGCAGTCTTGCAGACAGCCTGCAGGGCGGAGTTATTTCAGGCCGCTCGGGTGCGCAGCTGGCCCCTAAAGCTTTTATCACTAGAGCGGAAATTGCCGTTATGGTGCAGAGGCTGCTTGCCAATTCGAAGCTGATTTAAAAGATTGAAATATGAAGCAGCCCCTGGAGACTTATGTCTTCGGGGCTGTTTGCGCTGCGGCGAACGCCTGCACTGGGTCACGGGTATCCAGCTTGCTGTAGATGCTGCTGACGTCATTTTTCACCGTTCCGAGGCTGATAAATAACGTATCCGCAAATTGCGGTGCTGGATGTTTTACCTATTTTTTAACAAATACTTGACAGAAAAACGTATTAACCGCATAATACACTTAAAGTGTATGAACTACTTGGTACACACGCTGGAACAAGAATGAGAGGTAACGGGATGAAGACAAATGAAGGCTGGACGGAAGTCGCTTTCAATGGCCGTGACCCGGTCTACTTGCAGGTCGTGAAGTTTTTTAAGGAGCAATTGGTCATTGGGAACATGGAAGCCGGACAAATCATTCCTTCGCGAAGGGAGCTCGGCGCACTGTTGAAGATTAACCCCAATACGGCGCAGAAGGCTTATAAGGAAATGGAGGAACAGCAGTTGATCGTAACAGAAGGAAACTCGCCAAGCCGGATTACTATGGACGAGAACGTATTGCGGGCCATTCGCGCAGAGCTGATTGGCGAAGCTGTCGAGGCTTTCGTTGCCTCTGTTCGTAAAATCGACGTTCCGGTAGAGGAGCTGCTGGAGCTGGTCAAGCATAAGTATACAGAAGATAAGCAGTTGAATGGCGACAAGCAGGGAGGAGGGGCGCAGCATGATTGAGGTGAGGGATATCCATAAAAAATATCGTCGGCGCAAGGTGCTGGACGGCGTCTCCTTTCAAATCGAGAAGGGCGAAATTACCTGTCTGATCGGCACGAATGGAGCGGGCAAATCGACCGTTATGAAAGCCATTATGGGGCTGACGCCGATCCGCAAGGGCGAAATCATAATGGATGGGCAAAAGCTTGGCAAGGAGCGGTATGAGAAAATTTCTTT
This genomic window contains:
- a CDS encoding GntR family transcriptional regulator; the encoded protein is MKTNEGWTEVAFNGRDPVYLQVVKFFKEQLVIGNMEAGQIIPSRRELGALLKINPNTAQKAYKEMEEQQLIVTEGNSPSRITMDENVLRAIRAELIGEAVEAFVASVRKIDVPVEELLELVKHKYTEDKQLNGDKQGGGAQHD